In a single window of the Papaver somniferum cultivar HN1 chromosome 8, ASM357369v1, whole genome shotgun sequence genome:
- the LOC113303925 gene encoding aspartate aminotransferase, cytoplasmic-like: protein MDSVFANIAQGPEDPILGVTVAYNKDTSPNKLNLGVGAYRTEEGKPLVLNVVRKAEQLLVNDQSRVKEYLPITGLADFNKCSAKLIFGADSPAIQENRVTTVQCLSGTGSLRVGAEFLAKHYHQRTIYIPRPTWGNHPKVFSIAGLAVEYYRYYEPNTRGLDFQGLLEDLKSAPAGAIVLLHACAHNPTGVDPTLEQWEQIRQLMRSQGLLPFFDSAYQGFASGSLDADAQPIRMFVADGGECFAAQSYAKNMGLYGERVGALSIVCKSADVASRVESQLKLVIRPMYSNPPIHGPSIVATILKDRDMYNEWTVELKAMADRIITMRQQLFDALTAKGTAGDWSHIIKQIGMFTFTGLNTEQVAFMTKEYHVYMTSDGRISMAGLSSKTVPHLADAIHAAVTKAN from the exons ATGGATTCCGTCTTTGCAAATATTGCTCAAGGTCCTGAAGATCCTATCTTAGGG GTGACTGTTGCTTACAACAAGGATACTAGCCCTAACAAGTTGAATTTGGGTGTTGGTGCTTATAGAACTGAG GAGGGGAAACCTCTTGTTTTGAATGTAGTGAGGAAAGCTGAACAATTGCTTGTGAATGATCA GTCTCGGGTCAAAGAATATCTACCAATCACTGGATTAGCTGATTTTAACAAGTGTAGTGCTAAGCTCATTTTTGGTGCTGATAG CCCAGCTATTCAAGAAAACAGGGTGACCACTGTCCAGTGCTTATCTGGTACTGGTTCATTGAGGGTTGGAGCTGAATTCCTGGCAAAACATTACCATCAA CGTACAATATATATTCCTCGTCCAACATGGGGAAACCATCCAAAAGTGTTCTCTATAGCAGGGTTAGCCGTGGAGTATTATCGCTATTACGAGCCCAACACACGCGGACTAGATTTTCAAG GCCTGCTAGAAGACCTGAAATCTGCCCCAGCAGGTGCAATAGTGCTTCTTCATGCATGTGCTCATAATCCAACTGGTGTAGATCCAACCCTTGAGCAGTGGGAGCAAATCAGGCAATTAATGAGATCGCAAGGGTTGCTTCCTTTCTTTGACAGTGCTTATCAG GGTTTTGCAAGTGGAAGTTTGGACGCAGATGCACAACCCATTCGCATGTTTGTAGCAGATGGTGGTGAATGTTTTGCTGCTCAGAGTTATGCAAAGAACATGGGATTGTATGGGGAGCGTGTTGGGGCTCTTAGCATT GTATGCAAATCAGCTGATGTGGCTAGCAGAGTAGAGAGCCAACTCAAACTTGTGATCAGACCCATGTATTCGAACCCTCCTATTCATGGTCCTTCAATCGTGGCTACCATTCTTAAAGACAG GGATATGTACAACGAATGGACTGTGGAGTTGAAAGCGATGGCTGATCGAATTATTACTATGAGACAGCAACTTTTTGATGCTTTAACCGCCAAAG gaacAGCTGGCGATTGGAGTCACATTATTAAACAGATAGGAATGTTTACTTTCACTGGATTGAACACAGAACAAGTTGCATTCATGACCAAAGAGTACCATGTTTACATGACTTCAGATGG GAGAATCAGCATGGCAGGTCTAAGCTCTAAAACAGTTCCTCACCTTGCAGATGCTATCCATGCAGCTGTGACCAAAGCCAACTAA